The DNA sequence AAAAATCTTTTATACAATAACTGAATATTTAATATTCTGTTATTTTTTTATTATATCAAATTGTAACAATATCTTAACATCTGCTTAACAGTTTTGTAATCTACAAAGGATTTATTTGTAGAGTTAAAATTTATAAAAAAATATTATGAAGAAATTATTTACAACACTATCTATTGTTCTACTTTTTAGTAGTATTTTCTCTCAAGAGAAAGCTGATGAATTTAAACCTTCAGGGAAACCATTCATTAAAGTTTTTACCAATTATCATCATAGTTTTTATGATGGAGATGGTCATAGCGCCTTTGAGGTTCAAAGAGCGTATTTGGGATATGCCTATAAATTAAGCAAGAATTTCTCAGGAAAAGTAACTATTGATGTTGGCGATCCGGGAGATAGTAAATTTCAAATGACCGCATATTTGAAGACCGCCTATGTTCAATATAAAGGCAAAAGGTTAACAACAAAATTTGGTCTTATCGGCCGAAACCAGTTTAAATTGCAAGAAAAACAGTGGGGTGGTCGATATTTATTTAAATCTTTTCAGGATAAAAATAAATTTGGTGCCAGTACTGATTTAGGATTATCTGCTTCCTACAAATTAAATGAAATGACGACAATTGATGTAGCCATAGAAAATGGTGAGGGATACAAATCTTTGGAAAAAGACAGCATTTTTAAATATAGTGCAGGTATTACACTTTCACCGCTTAAAGGTTTAGATGTACGTGGATACTATGATTTCATGCGGGCTGATGATGCTCAAAGTACAATGTCCTTTTATGTTGGATATAGCAAAGCCAAGCTAAAAGTTGGGGCTGAATATAACCAGCAGTTTAATTATAGTAGGACTGCAGATCAGGATATGAGCGGAATGTCGTTTTATGGTTCGTACAATTTTCAAAAATTTAGATTATTCGGACGATTCGATCAACTATCCTCCGTAAAAATTGGTGATGCAACAGATCCGTGGAACATTGGTAAAGATGGAGAAACAATTATTGCAGGAATTGAATTTTCCCCAATAAAAGGACTAAAAGTTACCCCTAACTATCAGGTATTTATGCCAGCAGATGGTGGAGAAAGTGAAAGCATTCTTTATCTAAGCTGCGAAATAAAATTTTAAAAAAATAGAAAATTAGACTTAATCAAAATTCAAAACCAATGAGAAAATTATTTGCATATTATTTGCTGTAGCACTTTTAGTTGGATGCAACAGTACAAATTCCGACACAAATGAAACAAACAACACAAAAAAATCAGTGAGTATCACTGCTGCCGGTGCAACATTTCCTTTACTATTCTATGTTTATCCTTCAAAAACTACACAAAAGAAACCGGCATATTGCTCACTTATGGTGGTATTGGTTCAGGAGGCGGCATCAGAAGTCTTAAAGACAAAGTTGTAGATTTTGGTGCCAGCAATGCTTATTTAGGTACAGAAAAAGAAACTGCAATGCCTGCAGAAATTGTGCATCTCAACTTGTATAGGCACTGTTGTAGTTGCTTATAATCTCCCAGGGATTGAAAATATAAATTTATCATTTTTTCAGAATAGCATTTCCCTCCAAATCGAAACTTAGGCGACTTCTTTTCTTATATTCTTTCCCATTAACAGTTTGTGTTTCAGCTAAATTACATTCTTTCAGTAATCCGTTTTGGTAAAGTATTATACTTGAAAGTAGTCCCTTTTTGCAAAGTACACCATCAATCTTTGTATTTTCATTTGAGAAAAAACTTTTCAGTTTTCCATTTGCATAAAAAGAAGTTTGAACACCTTTGACTCCTCCTCCACCTCTGCAATAATGCCCCTGAACAATTGTATCTTCAGGGAAAACGCAAATTAATCCTTTATTGTGTTTTATTCGTATCCAGCTACCTTTTCTAAAATTATTGTCCGAAATCGAAAAATTCTCGCTCAAACAAAAAAGTTCCAATTGCCATTCGTTTGTAAAATGTATCCAATTTTCTTGACATGGATAGCCAAAAATTGTTGTATCTGACTTCAAATATCCTATTACAGTTTGTGTTTTGCCCTGGTCGTCAAGTGAGTATCTTAGCTTTTTAAATTCTATATTGTACTCAGAAATGTTGTACTGCCAGGCAGTATAATTCCCACATGAAGCAAAAAAAACTAAAGCTATTGATACAAATACAACATTTTTTTTCATGTTAATGAATTTTGAAAATAGAAAACTGCTTGTGAATATTTTTATAATAACCAATATCAAATTATTATCCTAATAGTGTAAAATCTTCCTTGTAACATTCAAAACTCCAAAATTTACTTTCAATAAATATATTCCTTTAGCTTGATTTTTAATATTAATCTCTTCAGAAAAAGTTTTATCAGAATTTTTAAAATATCTGTGGTCAATTATTTCCCCTATGATATTTGTAATAATTATTTCAATATCAGATTTTGTTGGATTATCGAATGAAACGACAAATGACTCAAATGCAGGATTTGGAAATATTTTTACATTGTTTTTCCCGTTTGCACTAAAATCAATTGTTGAAATCAAATCTATAAAAGCAAAAGAAGTATCGTTTCCACAAGTATTTGAAACAATTTGTTGAACCTGAAATGCACCAGAACTTGCATAAGTGTGAATAGGATTTACTTCGCTTGAAAAAGTTCCATCTCCAAAATCCCAATAGAAAGTTGTTCCGTTAGCAGATTGGTCTATAAATTCTACTGTAAGTAAATTGCTAGTATAGTCGAAATCAGCAATTGGTTGAAATTCCACCGTTGCGGTAATTGTGGCTCTATCGCTTAAGCAAGTTGGCTGAGACAATTTCCAATCGTAAAAATAATAGTAATATCCAGTTGGATCAGAAGAAGCACTGCTATGTTTGATACTTACAATGCCTTGAAGTTCATATGGATATGAAAGCCCGGCATTGTTTCTATATAAATTTGGAAATGGTGGTCCAGCTAACTGAAGATCATTGGCAATTGGAATCTCAAATCCTAAATATATCATACTTTCGCCATCGGGAATATTTACAGTTATTGATTGTAGAACACTTCCGGTATTATCTATTAACTGAATAACTCTATCGTATGTCCCTGAAGCATACACCTTTACAGAATCTAAAGTAACAGCCTCGTAGCAGTCAAACACCAAATAGTGTTGACCATAGTTGTTGAAATAGCCACCACCACCAGTATTATCAGCTTTAGCAGCAGATAATGTAGGAGGAGAAACCATATCTTCAACATAATAAGTTGTAGTTTCTAGCAAAATTGGTGTGGTGAAAGTATTTCCTGAAGATAAAATATTGCCACCAAATTGCTCATCGTACCAGTTCAATAAACCAGAGCCAGATGCACTGAGAGTAAGAGTTCCAATGTCGCAACGGCTTGCTGACACTACAGATGGTTCGGGCAATAAATCAATATTTATCATATTATTGATGGTGAATGTGTTGCTCCCAACTGAATTTGTTACAGTCAATGATACATTGTAAATGCCACTTGCGTAATAATTGTGAAAAGGATTTTGTTCAGTTGATGAATTTCCATCTCCAAAATCCCAACTATAAGTAGAATTTGTAGAAGTATTTGTCATATCTACAAATTGAATTTCTCCAGTACATGAGTTTAGTTGTTCAGCAAAAAAATCGACTATCGGAGGAGCTGCTACAAGTTGTACATCAAGCGTTAAAGCCGATCCATTTACAATATTTAATGAAAATGTTTTTGGAAAATAGCCAGGACTGGAGTATGTAATATCATATGTGCCTTCGTAGATTGGACGATGGTAGTCGCCTAAAGGCAACTTCGAGTATACAAAAGAATTGTCAATATCATGATTTTCAACAAAAACCTGAGCCTTAAGTGGTTCTCCCGTGACGCTATCAGTAACAATCCCATTTACACCGTATAAGACTTCTTCAATATAGGTCAACAAGGACCTATAATTTGCATCCCAAAATGTTGGCAATGTTATTCCGCTCGGATTTTTAGTGTTTGAAAGTTCGAGTGTCATTTCGCGGCAATAGTGATAGTATTGCATAAAATCTTGCCTCCCACCAGCCACCGGATACCACTGGTATCCATTAGTAATTCCATTGTTAAGTGCTGTAAAATAATTTGCCTGACTATAGGTTTGAGCTGTATCTGCATACATTCTTGCAACTCTTTCCCACCAATTATCATCGGCATGTAAAGCCGATTGTGTATCCCAAGGATAATTGACGACTTCTACTCCTCCATGTATATTTGCACTCATTACAAATTCAAGTGAATCTGCAAAATCCATCATTACAATGTTTTCTGTTTGCCATTGATTTCCATCGGGATGCTCTCCATCGTCAAAATCCGGAAAGTTTCTGTTCAAATCTACATTGTTTGCATTATATCTTGTTGCTCCTGAAACTGTATTATTCCCGGCAGCATATGTCCCATCTGGGTTTGCATTTGGATTTATCCAAATTTCAATATTATTAACCAATGATGTAGCAGTTGAATCTATCCCATAATTTGAAAGTAGGTAGTCTATTAGCCTAAGCATAAGCACATATCCAACAGTTTCATCACCATGCATGCTTGAAGTATAATTGAATCGAGGCTCGCTTTCTTCGACATTTACACTATCAGAAATTTTTGCATATAATATTTTCCTACCTTGAACAGTTTCGCCAATATCATAAATTTTGCATAAACCAGGATAATTGGTCTCAAAACTATACATCATTGCAACATATGCTTGATATGTAGGATATGAATCCCAGGATTTTGCACCTTTAAAATCATTTTCGGTTAGCATTTTAGGGTTTTTCAGCAGATCTCCCGGATTAGTCAAAACTTCATATTTATAACCAAGGTTTAGGAATTCTGTAAATTCTTTTGAATTGGCATAAGCAAAAAGAGTTTTTTGTGTCCCACGATAGTTTCTGTCAATCGAAATTATTTTACTAACTGTCTCAAGTTCAGAGCGAGTATTAATTTCAAATTTAAAAAACACTTCACCTTTTTCGTTTAATGATTTTTTGGCTTTGTCAAATTGGCTCAAATCTTGACTTTGTAATTGTGTTATAGTCATTAAAAGCAAAATGATAATCCCAGTTATTTTAATTTTCTTTTCCATAATATAATACATTTAAAAATGCAAAAATACGAATTTGTATCTTATATATGATCTTTTTTGTAGCTATGTTTCAATATTGAAAAAAGATAAATAGTGTATCTAAGAAAACAGGCAATTTTTATAAAATAATTTATTTTAAAGAGATTTCTATTTTCTTTCATGCAGTAAATGCTTTTGTATTAGACAAATGAAAAAAATAGAAATATCGCAAAAAGAGATATTTCTAGTTTTGAACTGTTTTCTTAGATACACTAAATTAGGACTATTTGAATATTTTCAGTCCAAGATGATAAGCTTTTTGGAATGCCTCCATATTTAATTTATTTTCAATATGGTTTTTATTTAAATATTCAATCAATGAGGATGTTTGCAAATTGGCTACCAACTCTTTACCTGTCATTGGGCAGCCACCAAGATTGTGCATAACCGTATCAATAATATTGCATTGGTTTTTCATTGCAGCATCAAGTTTTTCATACCAGCTTTCGTTTGTGGTATGCAGATGAAAACCAAAATAAATTTCAGGAAACTGGGCATATATTGTTGAATAAACTTCAGCAATTATTTCAGGATTTGCGATATTAGTAATGTCCGACAATGAAATAATTTTAATTCCTAATTGCCTGAGTTTTTCAATTTGCTGAATTACCAAATCGATATTCCATATGTCTCCGTACGGATTTCCGAACGCCATTGTAATATAAACAATCAAAGTTTTGTTTTTGGAAAGACAAATTTCCTGAAGCTCTGCAACAGTTCTATTAGATTTTTCGATATTTGAATTTATATTCTTCTGCAAAAAAGTTGGGGATATGGAAGAAGGAAAGCCAAGAAAATCAATGATGTCATACTTACAAGCCTGTATTGCTCCCCGTCCATTTCCAACAATAGCCATCAACTTGGTTTTTGAATTCGATTTTTTAAGGAGCTGAGTTACCAGATTGGTATCAGCAAGTTGCGGAATTGCCTTAGGCGAAACAAAACTCCCAAAATCAATAATATCGAAACCAACCTCCAATAATGAATTAATATATTTTGCTTTCATTTCTGTAGGAATAAATTCTTTTATTCCTTGCATTGCATCACGAGGCGATTCTATAATCTTTATCATTTTTCTAAAAAAGTGTAAAAATACCAAATTATATTGATTGAGTTTTATTGTAATTTTTGAATCCAAAAATTTAATTTAATACAAAATTTGTCTATTTTTGCAGCCAATGGTATAAAAGTTCGAAACGTTGAACTGTAATGAAAAGGGAATCAGGTGAAAATCCTGAACAGTACCCGCTGCTGTAATCTCATAAAAGTTTTTGGAACATATAGCCACTGTCAAAAAAAATCCTTGATGGGAAGGCTTTCAAAAACCGAGTAAGTCAGAAGACCTGCCATTAGGCTTTGGAATTATCTTTACGATGAAGATCTGATAACATAAGATATTTCTTAAAAAAGCCTAAGTATTATTCAAAAGCTTTCGGGTAAAAAGCTGAGGATATCTCCAATTGTATCCTTCCAAAACTCCCGTGGCTTACGAATATTGGTTGTTAATTTTTTATTTAACCAATAATAGTAAGATTATGAAAATCAATTATTTTTTAAAAAGTTTATTCGCATTAATTTTGATGCTGTCATCGTTTTGTACGATTTCGCAATTTGCTGCTTCCGATGTTGAATTTTGGGTAGGCTCCGGTTCAAATCAAGCAATTTTTGTGATAGATTTCAACGATAGCACAAACAACGAAAGTTATGCCTGGGGATTCAGGTTTGATGGGACGAGTACAGGTGAAGAGGCTATAAATAGCATTGTTTCTGCCGACAATAATCTTTCGGCAAATATTGTAGGTGGTTTCATCAACGACCTTGCTTACCAATCTCATAGCGGTTTTTACGAAAATCCAAACTATTGGAGTACCTGGTCAGGAACCAGTTCTGCAGACTGGACAATGAACATGGGCATGGGGAGCACAATTAACAATAACGACTGGTTTGGCTGTTCTTATACAGATTTTGATCCTGCAATTGAACCAGGGGAACCTATTGCAGCCCAAAGCTCAACTTCAATTAGCAATGTTGATTTTCAAAATCGTATAGCTTATCCAAATCCTTGTAGAAGTAATTTTAATATTTCAGAAACTATCGAAAATTTTGAAAAAATTGAAATTTCAAATATTTCTGGAAAAATTGTAAAAACATTCAAGACTAAAACACTTGATGTTTCAAATTTGAAAAATGGAGTGTACTTCGTAAAAATAATTTCGAAAAATGAAGTAATTGTTACAAAAATTATAAAAAAATAGAAATACTGGGCATTTTCAACTTACAATTTAGCCATTTCAGTTTTCAATTTCAAACGAATTCCATAGACTATCATTAGATGTTTTAGCACAAATATTTACTTCTTCTTTTGAAACAGGATGAATAAATGAAATTCTCCGAGCATGCAGATTTATACTACCATCTGGATTTGTTCGAGGAAATCCATATTTAATGTCGCCTCGAATTGGGCAATTTATTTTTGCAAGTTGAGCCCTGATTTGATGGTGTCTTCCGGTTTTCAATTCTATTTCAAGAAGGAAATAATTTTTAGAAACCCCAATTGTTTGATAATATAGAATTGCTAATTTCGACTCTGGAATGTTCTTATCGTATGCAAATGATTTATTTTTTTTGGTATCCCTTTTCAAATAATGAGTTAGCGTTCCAGACTCAATTTCAGGTTTGTTTTTAACAATTGCCCAATAGTATTTCTTTACTTCATGGTCCTTAAACATTCGATTCAAGCGTGAAAGTGCTTTGCTGGTTTTTGCAAACAATACAATTCCGCTCACCGGGCGGTCAATTCTATGAACTACTCCAACAAAAACATTTCCTGGTTTGGAATATTTCTTTTTCAAAAATGCTTTAACATTTTCTGACAAAGGAGTATCGCCGGTTTTATCGCCCTGTACAATTTCCTTTGCCTTTTTGTTAACTACTATTATGTGATTGTCTTCGTATAAAACCATTTTACTTACTGATGACAGGAGATTGTTTTAATTTTACATTCATGGTATTTTGAACGATTTCAATTAGAAATTATTCCTCCTCCGATGACATCGTTTCCATCATAAAAAACAGCAGATTGCCCAGGTGTTATTGCTGATACGTCTTCATAAAACTCTACTTTTAGCCTGTCTCCTACTCTACTTATTCTCGACAATGTTTCTTTGCTTCTATGCCTGATTTTTGTTTTCACTTCAAACTCATTCGGAAATTCATCAAACTTCATAAAATTCAATTTAGAAACCCACATTTCTTTTGAGTTTAATTCGTCTTTAGTGCCTAATTCAATTGTATTTGATTCCGAAATTATTTTCACTACATAGAGCGGATGTCCTACTGCAATATTTAAACCTTTTCGTTGCCCAATTGTATAAAACGGATAGCCATAGTGCTTTCCAAGAAATTTCCCATCAGTCAAAACAAAGTTGCCTTGTCCTACTCTTTTTTCAAGTCCTTCTACTTTTCTTTTCAAAAATCCACGATAATCATTATCAGGAACAAAACATATTTCGAAGCTTTCACTTTTTGTGGCTAACTCTTTAAAACCATTTTCAATAGCTATTTGCCTAATTTCTTCTTTTTCGAAATCGCCAAGAGGCAAAATAGTTCTTTTCAGGTTTTCTTGCGTTAAGCCCCACAAAACATATGATTGGTCTTTGTTATTATCTTTACCTTTAGAAATAAAATATCTGCCGCTTTCATTTTTCACTTTTGCATAATGCCCGGTGGCAATATAATCGCAAGACAATTTATCGGCCTTTTTTAGTAGAGCATCCCATTTTATATATGTATTACATAAAACACAAGGATTTGGAGTTCTTCCTGCAAGATATTCATCTACAAAATTTTCGATAATTAAATTCCCAAATTCGTTTCTAACATCGAAAATATAATGTGGAAAACCAAGGCTAACTGCAAGATTTCGAGCATCATTTATAGAATCGAGGCTGCAACATCCGGTTTCTTTTTTAGAACCTCCCGAGCTTGTATAATCCCAGGTTTTTAAAGTAATACCAACAATATCATAATTTTGTTTATGTAGCATCATAGCAGTGATAGCACTATCAATACCACCGCTCATTGCTACTAAAACTCTTGGTTTTTTTTTCATTAATTACTTAATTTCCAAATGATATGGTAGGCGAGCTTGCACACCTTCCATATTTAAAATTGATTCGATTTGATGGTAATACTCGTAGGATTTTCCAAATTTGTTTTTCAAGAACATATTGGCTGTTTGGCCTGTAATTTCTTTCAACAATTGATCAAATGGGTCTTGTTGTTCAGGTAGCTCAACTATTCTGAATTTTTCAAGATTTGCAGCATTTTTTGCAATTTCTACTGCGTCCTGCAAACCACCGAACTCATCAATCAAGCCAATTTCTTTTGCATTAATTCCACTCCAAACTCTACCTTGCCCTATATTATCAACCTCCTCCCAGGTCATATTTCTTCCATCGCTAACATGATTTACAAAAACATCGTAAATTTCCTCTATACTCTCCTGAATTACCGCTCTTTCTTTATCTTTCAATTTACGAGTAAATGAGCCAATATCGGAATATTCGTTAGTAGTAACTCTATCCACTGTAATTCCTAATTTGTCGTTTAGGAATTTTTCCGAATTAAGCAATAAGCCAAAAACTCCAATTGA is a window from the Bacteroidota bacterium genome containing:
- a CDS encoding PKD domain-containing protein, which codes for MEKKIKITGIIILLLMTITQLQSQDLSQFDKAKKSLNEKGEVFFKFEINTRSELETVSKIISIDRNYRGTQKTLFAYANSKEFTEFLNLGYKYEVLTNPGDLLKNPKMLTENDFKGAKSWDSYPTYQAYVAMMYSFETNYPGLCKIYDIGETVQGRKILYAKISDSVNVEESEPRFNYTSSMHGDETVGYVLMLRLIDYLLSNYGIDSTATSLVNNIEIWINPNANPDGTYAAGNNTVSGATRYNANNVDLNRNFPDFDDGEHPDGNQWQTENIVMMDFADSLEFVMSANIHGGVEVVNYPWDTQSALHADDNWWERVARMYADTAQTYSQANYFTALNNGITNGYQWYPVAGGRQDFMQYYHYCREMTLELSNTKNPSGITLPTFWDANYRSLLTYIEEVLYGVNGIVTDSVTGEPLKAQVFVENHDIDNSFVYSKLPLGDYHRPIYEGTYDITYSSPGYFPKTFSLNIVNGSALTLDVQLVAAPPIVDFFAEQLNSCTGEIQFVDMTNTSTNSTYSWDFGDGNSSTEQNPFHNYYASGIYNVSLTVTNSVGSNTFTINNMINIDLLPEPSVVSASRCDIGTLTLSASGSGLLNWYDEQFGGNILSSGNTFTTPILLETTTYYVEDMVSPPTLSAAKADNTGGGGYFNNYGQHYLVFDCYEAVTLDSVKVYASGTYDRVIQLIDNTGSVLQSITVNIPDGESMIYLGFEIPIANDLQLAGPPFPNLYRNNAGLSYPYELQGIVSIKHSSASSDPTGYYYYFYDWKLSQPTCLSDRATITATVEFQPIADFDYTSNLLTVEFIDQSANGTTFYWDFGDGTFSSEVNPIHTYASSGAFQVQQIVSNTCGNDTSFAFIDLISTIDFSANGKNNVKIFPNPAFESFVVSFDNPTKSDIEIIITNIIGEIIDHRYFKNSDKTFSEEINIKNQAKGIYLLKVNFGVLNVTRKILHY
- a CDS encoding hydroxymethylglutaryl-CoA lyase; this encodes MIKIIESPRDAMQGIKEFIPTEMKAKYINSLLEVGFDIIDFGSFVSPKAIPQLADTNLVTQLLKKSNSKTKLMAIVGNGRGAIQACKYDIIDFLGFPSSISPTFLQKNINSNIEKSNRTVAELQEICLSKNKTLIVYITMAFGNPYGDIWNIDLVIQQIEKLRQLGIKIISLSDITNIANPEIIAEVYSTIYAQFPEIYFGFHLHTTNESWYEKLDAAMKNQCNIIDTVMHNLGGCPMTGKELVANLQTSSLIEYLNKNHIENKLNMEAFQKAYHLGLKIFK
- a CDS encoding T9SS type A sorting domain-containing protein; translation: MKINYFLKSLFALILMLSSFCTISQFAASDVEFWVGSGSNQAIFVIDFNDSTNNESYAWGFRFDGTSTGEEAINSIVSADNNLSANIVGGFINDLAYQSHSGFYENPNYWSTWSGTSSADWTMNMGMGSTINNNDWFGCSYTDFDPAIEPGEPIAAQSSTSISNVDFQNRIAYPNPCRSNFNISETIENFEKIEISNISGKIVKTFKTKTLDVSNLKNGVYFVKIISKNEVIVTKIIKK
- a CDS encoding RNA pseudouridine synthase, with the translated sequence MVLYEDNHIIVVNKKAKEIVQGDKTGDTPLSENVKAFLKKKYSKPGNVFVGVVHRIDRPVSGIVLFAKTSKALSRLNRMFKDHEVKKYYWAIVKNKPEIESGTLTHYLKRDTKKNKSFAYDKNIPESKLAILYYQTIGVSKNYFLLEIELKTGRHHQIRAQLAKINCPIRGDIKYGFPRTNPDGSINLHARRISFIHPVSKEEVNICAKTSNDSLWNSFEIEN
- the mnmA gene encoding tRNA 2-thiouridine(34) synthase MnmA; the encoded protein is MKKKPRVLVAMSGGIDSAITAMMLHKQNYDIVGITLKTWDYTSSGGSKKETGCCSLDSINDARNLAVSLGFPHYIFDVRNEFGNLIIENFVDEYLAGRTPNPCVLCNTYIKWDALLKKADKLSCDYIATGHYAKVKNESGRYFISKGKDNNKDQSYVLWGLTQENLKRTILPLGDFEKEEIRQIAIENGFKELATKSESFEICFVPDNDYRGFLKRKVEGLEKRVGQGNFVLTDGKFLGKHYGYPFYTIGQRKGLNIAVGHPLYVVKIISESNTIELGTKDELNSKEMWVSKLNFMKFDEFPNEFEVKTKIRHRSKETLSRISRVGDRLKVEFYEDVSAITPGQSAVFYDGNDVIGGGIISN